One Arthrobacter sp. StoSoilB20 DNA segment encodes these proteins:
- a CDS encoding CoA-acylating methylmalonate-semialdehyde dehydrogenase — MVRELSHYMDGQRVDGTSGRFSDVYDPCTGEVQARLPLASADEVRNAVANAEKGQLEWAAMNPQRRGRILLKFVDLVNENMDELAKLLSSEHGKTFADAKGDIQRGIEVVEFSAGAPHLLKGEFSDNAGQGIDVHSLRQPLGVVAGITPFNFPAMIPLWKSGPALAAGNAFILKPSERDPSVPLRLAELYSEAGVPNGVFNVINGDKEAVDALLEDPRVKAIGFVGSTPIAQYIYATAAAHGKRAQCFGGAKNHMVIMPDADLDMAADALIGAGYGSAGERCMAISVAVPVGQETADALVAKLTERVKDLKVGHSLDKDSDFGPVVAASAKERIEGYIQSGVDEGATLVADGRGLTVDGYDGGFWVGPTLFDNVTKDMKIYKEEIFGPVLSVLRAADYDEALRLCSEHEFGNGVAIFTRDGDSARDFASRVEVGMVGINVPIPVPIAYYTFGGWKASGFGDLNQHGADAFRFYTKTKTVTSRWPSGIRQGASFIMPAGS, encoded by the coding sequence ATGGTGCGCGAACTTTCCCACTACATGGACGGCCAAAGGGTGGACGGCACGTCCGGCCGTTTCAGTGACGTCTACGATCCCTGCACAGGCGAAGTCCAGGCCCGGCTTCCGCTGGCCAGCGCGGACGAGGTCCGCAACGCCGTCGCAAATGCCGAGAAGGGCCAGCTCGAATGGGCGGCCATGAACCCGCAACGCCGCGGACGCATCCTGCTCAAGTTCGTGGACCTGGTCAACGAGAACATGGATGAACTGGCAAAACTCCTGTCCTCTGAGCACGGCAAGACCTTCGCCGACGCCAAGGGCGATATCCAACGCGGCATCGAGGTTGTGGAGTTCTCGGCCGGTGCGCCGCACTTGCTCAAAGGCGAGTTCTCGGACAACGCAGGCCAGGGGATCGACGTCCACTCGCTTCGCCAGCCCCTGGGCGTGGTGGCAGGTATTACGCCATTCAACTTCCCCGCCATGATTCCCCTCTGGAAGTCCGGTCCCGCGCTCGCCGCCGGTAACGCCTTTATCCTCAAGCCTTCCGAACGGGATCCCTCAGTGCCGCTTCGCCTTGCTGAGCTTTACAGCGAGGCAGGGGTTCCCAACGGCGTCTTCAACGTCATCAACGGCGACAAGGAAGCCGTGGATGCACTGCTCGAGGATCCACGGGTCAAGGCCATCGGCTTTGTCGGCTCCACGCCCATTGCCCAGTACATCTACGCCACGGCGGCCGCGCACGGCAAGCGGGCGCAGTGCTTCGGCGGGGCAAAGAACCACATGGTGATCATGCCCGACGCCGATCTGGACATGGCAGCCGACGCCCTGATTGGTGCCGGGTACGGTTCCGCCGGCGAACGCTGCATGGCGATCTCCGTGGCCGTACCCGTGGGCCAGGAAACTGCCGATGCGTTGGTGGCCAAGCTGACCGAGCGCGTCAAGGACCTGAAGGTGGGCCACAGCCTGGATAAGGATTCAGACTTCGGTCCCGTGGTGGCAGCTTCTGCAAAGGAGCGCATTGAGGGCTACATCCAGTCCGGCGTGGACGAAGGCGCAACCCTGGTGGCCGATGGCCGCGGACTGACCGTGGACGGTTACGACGGAGGCTTCTGGGTAGGCCCCACCCTCTTCGACAACGTCACCAAGGACATGAAGATCTACAAGGAAGAGATCTTCGGACCGGTCCTCAGCGTGCTGCGTGCAGCTGACTACGACGAAGCGCTGCGGCTCTGCAGCGAGCACGAGTTTGGCAACGGCGTCGCCATTTTCACCCGCGACGGCGACTCCGCCCGCGACTTCGCCAGCCGCGTGGAGGTGGGCATGGTGGGCATCAACGTGCCCATCCCGGTGCCTATCGCGTACTACACGTTCGGCGGCTGGAAGGCCTCCGGCTTCGGCGACCTCAACCAGCACGGCGCAGACGCCTTCCGCTTCTACACCAAGACCAAGACCGTGACGTCGCGGTGGCCCTCCGGCATCCGCCAGGGCGCCAGCTTCATCATGCCGGCAGGCAGCTGA
- a CDS encoding enoyl-CoA hydratase/isomerase family protein yields the protein MGSEAAEEEVLFERRGHLGIVTLNRPKAVNALNAGMVEAMLRQLTDWAGDDAVATVLVRGAGDRGLCAGGDIVAIYKDMLHGGTETAEFWAEEYRLNLLISQYPKPYVAFMDGLVLGGGVGVSAHGSVRVVTERTRTGMPETTIGFVPDVGGTLLLSRSPGESGTHAALTGAHLSGADALFLGLADHFVPSENLPALAEALESSTPEAAVERFAHAAPDSALAAQREWIDTAYVYDDAEEIVRSLRSLGDEAAAAADTIEAKSPTSVKVALASLRRVRGLSLEEALDQEYRVGLRCLAGPDFREGIRAQVVDKDRNPQWKPPILADVRPSDVEGYFAPLGERELGLATLGSESKETV from the coding sequence ATGGGGTCCGAAGCGGCAGAGGAAGAAGTCCTGTTCGAGCGTCGCGGCCACCTGGGGATCGTCACCCTGAACCGCCCCAAGGCGGTCAACGCGCTGAACGCGGGAATGGTGGAAGCCATGCTCCGGCAGCTGACCGATTGGGCCGGCGACGACGCCGTTGCCACGGTTTTGGTGCGCGGCGCCGGTGACCGTGGGCTGTGCGCAGGCGGTGACATCGTGGCCATTTACAAGGACATGCTGCACGGCGGCACTGAAACTGCGGAGTTCTGGGCTGAGGAGTACCGCCTGAACCTGCTCATTTCGCAGTACCCCAAACCATATGTTGCGTTCATGGACGGGCTGGTTTTGGGTGGCGGCGTTGGCGTTTCGGCCCATGGCTCAGTGCGCGTGGTCACCGAACGGACGCGTACCGGCATGCCCGAGACCACGATTGGCTTTGTGCCCGACGTCGGCGGCACGCTCCTGCTGTCGCGCTCGCCGGGGGAGTCGGGAACCCACGCGGCCCTGACGGGAGCGCACCTGTCCGGTGCGGACGCGTTGTTCCTGGGACTCGCGGACCACTTTGTGCCGTCCGAAAACCTGCCCGCGCTGGCGGAAGCGCTGGAAAGCTCGACGCCGGAAGCCGCCGTCGAGCGCTTTGCGCACGCCGCGCCGGACTCGGCCCTGGCGGCCCAGCGCGAGTGGATCGACACCGCGTACGTGTATGACGACGCCGAAGAGATTGTCCGGAGCCTGCGCTCTTTGGGCGACGAGGCAGCCGCCGCAGCCGACACGATTGAAGCGAAGTCGCCCACGTCCGTGAAGGTCGCTTTGGCATCGCTGCGCCGGGTGCGGGGGCTTTCCCTGGAGGAGGCTTTGGACCAGGAATATCGCGTGGGGCTTCGCTGCCTGGCCGGTCCTGACTTCCGTGAGGGCATCCGGGCGCAGGTGGTGGACAAGGACAGGAATCCGCAATGGAAGCCGCCCATCCTGGCAGACGTCCGCCCGTCCGACGTCGAGGGCTACTTTGCGCCGCTCGGGGAACGGGAACTGGGTTTGGCCACACTGGGCAGCGAGTCGAAGGAGACGGTATGA
- the mmsB gene encoding 3-hydroxyisobutyrate dehydrogenase yields the protein MTENAAMADIQGSETGLIAFLGLGHMGGPMAANLIKAGHNVIGYDPVPAAVEAAVAHGIPMAATAHEAAAAAAVVLTMLPSGKHVLDAYRGVDGPGLLSIARPNTLFLDCSTINVDEAREAAAVALEAGHRSVDAPVSGGVVGAEAGTLTFMVGALPEDFETVKPILELMGKRIVHCGDHGAGQAAKVCNNMILGVSMIAVAEAFVLGEKLGLTHQALFDVASNASGQCWALTTNCPVPGPVPTSPANRDYQPGFAGALMAKDLRLALNALESTGVAAEMGPLASRIYDAFAAGEGAGRDFSGIITEIRDKSA from the coding sequence ATGACAGAGAATGCAGCCATGGCAGATATCCAAGGATCGGAAACGGGACTCATCGCGTTCCTTGGACTCGGACATATGGGTGGGCCGATGGCGGCCAACCTGATCAAGGCCGGGCACAACGTCATTGGCTATGATCCCGTTCCGGCAGCCGTCGAGGCAGCGGTGGCCCATGGGATTCCCATGGCGGCCACGGCACATGAAGCTGCTGCGGCGGCGGCAGTGGTGCTGACCATGCTGCCCAGCGGCAAGCACGTCCTGGATGCCTATCGTGGAGTTGACGGCCCGGGACTGCTTTCCATTGCCCGGCCAAACACACTCTTCCTGGACTGTTCCACCATCAATGTGGACGAAGCCCGGGAAGCTGCCGCCGTTGCCCTTGAAGCCGGGCACCGCTCAGTGGACGCCCCGGTTTCCGGCGGTGTGGTGGGGGCCGAAGCCGGCACATTGACGTTCATGGTGGGTGCTTTGCCGGAGGACTTCGAGACCGTGAAGCCCATCCTGGAATTGATGGGTAAGAGGATCGTCCACTGCGGAGACCACGGCGCAGGGCAGGCTGCCAAGGTGTGCAACAACATGATCCTGGGAGTGTCCATGATTGCGGTGGCCGAAGCGTTTGTTCTCGGTGAAAAGTTGGGCCTCACACATCAGGCGTTGTTCGACGTCGCCTCCAACGCCTCGGGGCAATGCTGGGCCTTGACCACCAACTGCCCCGTTCCGGGACCTGTGCCCACCAGCCCGGCCAACCGCGATTACCAGCCTGGTTTTGCCGGCGCTTTGATGGCCAAGGACCTGCGCCTGGCCCTGAACGCGTTGGAAAGCACAGGTGTCGCGGCGGAGATGGGGCCGCTGGCATCACGGATTTACGATGCCTTTGCTGCAGGCGAAGGCGCCGGAAGGGACTTCTCCGGCATCATTACGGAGATCCGCGACAAGTCCGCGTGA
- a CDS encoding enoyl-CoA hydratase has protein sequence MTEQYQNIVVERRGRVGLVTLNRPEALNALNTALMNELVDAVTSMDTDPDVGAVVITGSAKAFAAGADIKEMSSNSYMDMYAADWFRRWEDLTRLRIPVVAAVSGFALGGGCELAMMADFIIAGDNAKFGQPEINLGVIPGMGGSQRLTRAVGKAKAMDMVLTGRFMDADEAERSGLVSRVVPAAEVIDEAVKAAEVIASKSKPAAMVAKEAVNAAFEMGLSQGVVFERRVFHSLFATEDQKEGMAAFSEKRQPEFKHR, from the coding sequence ATGACGGAGCAGTACCAGAACATTGTGGTGGAGCGTCGGGGCCGGGTTGGCCTGGTGACCCTGAACCGGCCGGAGGCGTTGAACGCGCTGAACACTGCATTGATGAATGAACTCGTGGATGCCGTCACTTCAATGGACACCGATCCCGACGTGGGCGCAGTAGTGATCACGGGATCGGCCAAGGCGTTTGCTGCCGGCGCCGACATCAAGGAAATGTCCTCCAACAGCTACATGGACATGTACGCGGCGGACTGGTTCCGGCGCTGGGAGGACCTCACCCGCCTCCGGATCCCTGTTGTTGCTGCTGTGTCCGGTTTTGCCTTGGGTGGTGGGTGTGAGCTGGCCATGATGGCCGATTTCATCATCGCCGGCGACAACGCCAAGTTCGGCCAGCCGGAGATCAACCTGGGCGTGATCCCTGGAATGGGAGGCTCCCAGCGGCTGACCCGCGCCGTCGGCAAGGCCAAGGCCATGGACATGGTCCTGACCGGCAGGTTCATGGACGCTGATGAAGCCGAACGCTCCGGCCTGGTCTCAAGGGTGGTTCCTGCTGCTGAGGTCATCGACGAAGCGGTCAAGGCAGCGGAAGTCATCGCCTCCAAGTCCAAACCCGCCGCCATGGTGGCCAAGGAAGCCGTCAACGCGGCCTTCGAAATGGGCCTGTCCCAAGGGGTGGTCTTCGAACGGCGCGTGTTCCACTCGCTCTTCGCCACCGAGGACCAAAAGGAAGGCATGGCCGCATTCAGCGAGAAGCGCCAACCGGAGTTCAAACACCGGTAA
- a CDS encoding DUF4190 domain-containing protein, with amino-acid sequence MSTEIVQANHTEASTQPINRQALVAAAMAVLALAGLFFAGMAVIAVFVVGAGHVALNQIEQRGERGRGFAIAALVVGYGIGLLSLGSALIFAFTG; translated from the coding sequence ATGTCAACGGAGATCGTTCAGGCTAACCACACTGAAGCATCCACCCAGCCGATCAACCGGCAGGCCCTGGTGGCTGCGGCCATGGCCGTCCTTGCCCTCGCGGGGTTGTTCTTCGCGGGCATGGCAGTCATCGCGGTCTTCGTAGTGGGGGCGGGGCACGTGGCCCTGAACCAGATCGAGCAGCGCGGTGAACGTGGACGGGGCTTTGCCATCGCCGCTTTGGTGGTGGGCTACGGGATAGGTCTCTTGTCCCTGGGCTCGGCGCTGATCTTCGCGTTTACCGGGTAG
- a CDS encoding TenA family protein → MGFAEELRNQSAIDWDAAVNHPFVDQLLDGSLPDERLRQYLVQDYQFCDAFTALLGQAVASAPSLPSRLVFARVLGAFASDENTYFQDCFDELDVPETERTSPALGSATQAFDALMREALASRSYPEVLAVLLVAEWLYGEWAGRAGGPAQWPSEPKHSEWIRLHNNPEYNAWVTWLRDEFDAVEPSRPQERQRVAVVFAEAVRLERAFFDAALVPDEAYAAK, encoded by the coding sequence GTGGGCTTTGCCGAAGAACTCAGGAACCAGTCGGCCATTGATTGGGACGCAGCAGTGAACCATCCGTTCGTGGACCAGCTGCTGGACGGATCCCTTCCTGATGAGCGGCTGCGCCAGTACCTGGTGCAGGATTACCAGTTCTGCGATGCCTTCACCGCCCTGCTGGGACAGGCCGTTGCCTCAGCACCTTCGCTCCCTTCACGCCTGGTGTTTGCCCGGGTTCTGGGGGCTTTCGCCTCTGACGAGAACACGTATTTCCAGGACTGCTTCGATGAACTGGACGTCCCGGAAACGGAGCGGACATCGCCTGCCCTCGGAAGTGCCACCCAGGCCTTCGACGCCCTCATGCGGGAAGCCCTGGCGAGCCGCTCCTACCCAGAGGTCCTCGCTGTGCTGCTGGTCGCTGAGTGGCTTTACGGAGAGTGGGCCGGCCGCGCCGGAGGTCCCGCGCAGTGGCCCTCCGAACCCAAGCACTCCGAATGGATCCGGCTCCACAACAACCCTGAGTACAACGCGTGGGTGACGTGGCTGCGAGACGAGTTCGACGCCGTCGAGCCTTCACGCCCGCAGGAGCGGCAACGCGTTGCCGTGGTCTTCGCCGAGGCCGTGCGGCTGGAGCGGGCGTTCTTCGACGCTGCGCTTGTCCCGGACGAGGCCTACGCCGCGAAGTAG
- a CDS encoding universal stress protein — MMNEHASKTIVVGYDGSEEANRAVRWAAGHAVLRGCSLQIVHCSLWVLLSQNRGPVPGVADSGLERAAHKVLEEGVALAKETVPELDVRGTLLHGMPRDHLVHVSAGAAMLVLGSRGLGGFMGLLVGSVSLEMAATAECPVAVIRADDHPDGPVLLAVDETGSPAALEDACLFAAATGAELMIVHVLHEPEGYRRLREPVEAYPDAEAMLDSVLSHARHKAPGIAVSGELLVDSSFSRAVVKASQGARLTVVGTKGHGLIKGTIGSTAHAVLHHAHSPVLVSRRKAASEET; from the coding sequence ATGATGAACGAGCACGCATCAAAGACGATCGTGGTTGGCTATGACGGCTCTGAGGAGGCCAACCGGGCGGTCCGGTGGGCGGCCGGGCATGCGGTCTTGCGGGGTTGTTCGCTGCAGATTGTGCACTGCTCGCTGTGGGTACTGCTGTCCCAGAACCGGGGCCCGGTCCCTGGAGTGGCCGACAGCGGATTGGAACGCGCGGCGCACAAAGTCCTGGAGGAAGGGGTGGCCCTGGCCAAGGAGACCGTCCCCGAACTGGATGTTCGCGGCACCTTGCTGCACGGGATGCCCCGCGATCATCTGGTCCACGTTTCAGCCGGGGCTGCGATGTTGGTGCTCGGAAGCCGGGGCCTTGGCGGATTCATGGGCTTGCTGGTGGGGTCCGTGAGTTTGGAAATGGCGGCAACCGCCGAATGCCCGGTGGCTGTGATCCGCGCCGACGACCATCCCGACGGTCCCGTCCTGCTGGCGGTGGATGAGACAGGTTCGCCGGCAGCACTCGAGGACGCATGCCTGTTTGCGGCAGCAACAGGTGCCGAACTCATGATCGTCCACGTGCTGCACGAGCCCGAGGGCTACAGGCGGTTGCGCGAGCCCGTGGAGGCTTACCCGGACGCTGAAGCGATGCTCGACTCCGTGCTGAGCCATGCCCGGCACAAAGCCCCCGGGATCGCAGTGTCCGGCGAGTTGCTGGTGGACTCATCCTTCTCCCGTGCCGTGGTCAAAGCTTCACAAGGTGCTCGGCTCACGGTGGTGGGGACCAAAGGACATGGCCTCATCAAAGGCACCATCGGCTCAACCGCCCACGCTGTGCTCCACCACGCCCACAGTCCCGTGCTGGTTTCACGCCGCAAAGCCGCCTCCGAGGAGACGTAA
- a CDS encoding helix-turn-helix transcriptional regulator produces the protein MDNRAEVREFLISRRAQVAPEQVGLPTGSNRRVKGLRRSEVATLAGLSVEYYTRLERGAISGASPQVLESLARALNLDDAERAHLFDLAHAASPVARPPRRRNSTSYVPHQSLQWALDAVTAGPAFVRNGRMDLLAVNPLARAFYKDCYDMPGQSPNIARFTFLDQRAHQFYPVWDAFAEVTVSILRTEAGRDPHNKELHDLIGELSTRSEEFRTRWGAHNVRHHGTGFKTFNHPVVGEMTLAFEGLEMAAEPGLTLTIYAAEPGSPSAERLQLLASWAASEYGQGAHPASEKTRTDS, from the coding sequence ATGGACAACAGGGCAGAAGTACGCGAATTCCTGATTTCCCGGCGGGCACAGGTGGCACCGGAACAGGTTGGCTTGCCCACCGGATCCAACCGTCGGGTCAAGGGATTGCGTCGCAGCGAAGTTGCCACGCTTGCAGGTCTGAGCGTGGAGTATTACACGCGTTTGGAGCGCGGCGCCATCAGCGGAGCTTCGCCGCAAGTACTGGAGAGCCTGGCCAGGGCACTGAACCTGGACGACGCCGAGCGGGCGCACCTGTTCGATCTCGCCCACGCCGCCAGTCCCGTAGCGCGGCCCCCGAGGCGCCGGAACTCCACGTCCTATGTTCCCCACCAGAGCCTGCAATGGGCACTGGACGCCGTCACGGCCGGCCCCGCCTTCGTCAGGAACGGCCGGATGGATCTGCTTGCTGTTAACCCCTTGGCCCGGGCGTTCTATAAGGACTGCTACGACATGCCCGGCCAGTCACCCAACATCGCCAGGTTCACCTTCCTCGACCAGCGTGCCCATCAGTTCTATCCGGTCTGGGACGCCTTCGCCGAGGTCACCGTTTCCATCCTGCGCACTGAGGCTGGCCGCGACCCGCACAACAAAGAACTTCACGATCTCATTGGCGAGCTCAGCACCCGCAGCGAGGAATTCCGCACCCGCTGGGGCGCCCACAACGTCCGCCATCACGGCACCGGGTTCAAGACGTTCAACCACCCGGTTGTCGGCGAGATGACGCTAGCGTTTGAGGGCCTGGAGATGGCAGCAGAACCTGGACTGACCCTCACCATCTACGCGGCGGAACCCGGATCGCCGTCGGCCGAGCGCCTGCAACTGTTGGCATCATGGGCAGCCAGCGAATACGGGCAAGGCGCCCACCCGGCGTCGGAAAAGACGCGGACGGACAGCTGA
- a CDS encoding cyclophilin-like fold protein: MRRSIPGLQVPAITVTFALALLLALPGCSPAPKDGPAPRPDDGTARPRETATTAGTSGPWKSPTTAVDSVAGTVVRFSTHSETLNVTIDEDSPATRDFLSMLPLTLTMEEFAGREKIADLPRPLRHEGSPGSDPGDGDLIYFIPWGNLGFYYNASGIEFSDQTVHLGRYDATPQELARFEGQEVHVEVVR, translated from the coding sequence ATGAGGCGCTCCATTCCTGGGCTGCAGGTGCCGGCAATAACGGTTACATTTGCCCTTGCCCTGCTTCTGGCACTGCCCGGTTGCAGCCCGGCACCAAAGGACGGGCCAGCTCCGCGACCAGACGATGGGACAGCACGACCCCGGGAAACAGCCACCACCGCAGGGACATCAGGACCCTGGAAGTCACCCACCACCGCCGTGGACAGCGTGGCAGGTACCGTGGTCCGCTTCAGCACCCATTCAGAAACACTGAATGTGACCATCGACGAGGACAGCCCCGCCACCCGGGACTTCCTGAGCATGCTGCCCCTCACCCTCACCATGGAAGAGTTCGCCGGCCGGGAGAAGATCGCCGACCTGCCCAGGCCTCTCCGCCACGAAGGCTCACCCGGATCCGACCCCGGGGACGGCGACCTCATCTACTTCATCCCTTGGGGAAACCTGGGTTTCTACTACAACGCATCGGGCATCGAATTCTCGGACCAAACCGTGCACCTGGGACGCTACGACGCCACCCCGCAAGAGCTCGCGCGTTTTGAGGGCCAGGAAGTGCACGTGGAAGTCGTGCGCTGA
- a CDS encoding MFS transporter codes for MTTTLPSTKTRRLPLVTYVLAAGVFLMGTTEFIVAGILPEIATDLGTSVADAGLMITVFAVGMIVGTPTMSILTLKLPRRLTLSLALVVFAVGHVIVALTSDFTLILGARFLTALATGAFWAVAAVVGAKAAGAASASRALGVVLGGGMLANVVGVPLGSFAGQVVGWRGPFWALAVLALAASGVVYRLVPVTPESGAAPSVRAELASMRDARVWLVLAGCAIVCGSSLAAYSFIAPLLTVNTGLAATVVPLVLVAYGVGAFIGSNLGGRFGARHPYPALFIPAGMTFLVLGALALFSRYALVTVVLIFLLGLFGMATNPILISKAVGYAGNAPTLASALSTSAFNFGTAVGSWIAGYALESALGVTGPVVVGTVIAALYLVPLTLLMLKDRKAGDSA; via the coding sequence ATGACCACAACTCTCCCCAGTACCAAGACCCGGCGCTTGCCCCTAGTGACCTACGTTCTGGCGGCGGGCGTGTTCCTGATGGGAACCACCGAGTTCATTGTTGCGGGCATCCTGCCGGAGATCGCCACTGATCTTGGCACGTCCGTAGCCGATGCGGGCCTCATGATCACGGTCTTCGCGGTGGGGATGATCGTGGGAACACCCACCATGTCCATCCTGACCTTGAAGCTGCCGCGCCGCCTGACCCTGAGCTTGGCACTGGTGGTCTTCGCCGTGGGCCACGTCATTGTGGCGCTAACCTCCGATTTCACGCTCATTCTTGGCGCACGTTTCCTCACTGCTTTGGCGACTGGCGCATTCTGGGCGGTAGCCGCCGTCGTGGGTGCCAAAGCGGCGGGTGCGGCTTCAGCGTCCCGGGCGCTGGGCGTTGTCCTCGGCGGCGGCATGCTCGCCAACGTGGTGGGTGTACCCCTTGGATCGTTTGCCGGGCAGGTGGTGGGCTGGCGGGGGCCGTTTTGGGCGTTGGCTGTCCTCGCGCTGGCGGCCTCCGGTGTGGTGTACCGGCTGGTCCCGGTCACCCCGGAATCCGGCGCTGCTCCGTCAGTGCGGGCCGAGCTTGCCAGCATGCGTGATGCCCGGGTCTGGCTTGTCCTGGCAGGCTGCGCAATCGTGTGCGGATCGTCCTTGGCCGCTTACAGCTTCATCGCTCCCCTGCTGACGGTAAATACCGGACTTGCCGCTACCGTGGTGCCATTGGTGCTGGTGGCCTACGGCGTCGGGGCGTTCATAGGCTCGAATTTGGGAGGCCGCTTCGGCGCCCGCCACCCCTATCCGGCGCTCTTCATCCCGGCCGGCATGACATTCCTGGTGCTGGGTGCCCTTGCACTGTTCTCCCGCTACGCGCTGGTCACCGTGGTGCTGATCTTCCTGCTGGGGCTTTTCGGCATGGCTACCAATCCGATCCTGATCAGCAAAGCCGTTGGTTATGCAGGCAACGCACCGACTTTGGCGTCGGCGTTGAGCACCTCAGCATTCAACTTCGGTACGGCAGTGGGCTCGTGGATCGCTGGTTACGCCTTGGAGTCGGCGCTTGGTGTCACAGGTCCTGTGGTGGTGGGAACAGTGATCGCCGCACTGTACTTAGTGCCCCTTACCTTGCTGATGCTCAAGGATCGAAAGGCAGGTGATTCGGCATGA
- a CDS encoding HNH endonuclease signature motif containing protein has product MERIGENRAAAGVAGPLAAATPAHSLGGVPPSPVQPDTAPATTVSSDLIEQLRVLEEMKSAISALQARIAVAFDLTQRAEQAEAGVPAAERGQGVGAQVALARRESPNRGSRLLGLAKALVTEMPRTLAALKSGNLNEWRATLLVKETACLSVEDRCAVDEELAPDTGTFDGKGDKAIIAAAKAAAYRRDPRSVVGRASRAAAERTVSLRPAPDTMTYLTALLPVAQGVAVYAALTRAADSARSSGDTRGRGQFMADTLTARITGTPGGISGINLDLVMTDRTLFQGDSEPARLKGYGIVPAEWGRELLALGQASAAVGQAGANPASRAGQAAPLGPAAGLNAEFTVWLRRLYTAPGTGELLATDSKARLFTGGLRRFIETRDDSCRTPYCDAPIRHIDHVVPWRSGGGTSLANGAGLCEACNHTKENAGWSTKVMPGDVHALEISTPTGHTYQSKAPPLPGHHPSRT; this is encoded by the coding sequence ATGGAGCGAATTGGGGAGAATCGAGCGGCCGCCGGGGTGGCGGGTCCGCTTGCTGCTGCCACGCCCGCCCACTCTCTGGGCGGAGTTCCGCCCAGCCCAGTTCAGCCCGACACTGCACCCGCCACCACCGTTAGCAGTGACCTGATTGAACAGTTACGGGTCCTGGAGGAGATGAAGTCTGCCATCTCGGCTTTGCAGGCGCGGATAGCCGTGGCCTTTGATCTCACCCAGCGTGCCGAGCAAGCCGAGGCAGGCGTCCCTGCGGCCGAGCGTGGACAAGGCGTGGGAGCCCAGGTTGCGTTGGCACGGCGCGAGTCACCGAACCGTGGGTCGCGTCTCCTGGGCTTGGCAAAAGCCCTTGTCACCGAGATGCCCCGCACCTTGGCGGCCCTGAAATCGGGGAACTTGAATGAATGGCGCGCCACGCTTCTTGTTAAGGAGACGGCCTGCCTGTCTGTCGAGGACCGTTGTGCGGTGGACGAGGAGCTCGCCCCCGATACCGGGACCTTTGACGGCAAGGGCGATAAAGCGATCATTGCCGCCGCGAAAGCTGCCGCATATCGACGGGATCCGCGGTCAGTGGTCGGGCGGGCCAGCCGTGCTGCGGCCGAGCGGACCGTCAGCCTCCGACCAGCCCCGGACACTATGACATACCTGACGGCCTTGCTTCCGGTAGCCCAGGGCGTAGCGGTCTACGCCGCATTGACTCGAGCGGCTGATTCTGCCCGTTCCAGTGGGGATACCCGGGGTCGGGGCCAGTTCATGGCCGACACCCTCACCGCACGCATTACGGGCACCCCGGGCGGGATTTCGGGGATCAACCTGGACCTCGTCATGACTGACCGCACCCTTTTCCAAGGCGACAGCGAACCAGCCCGGCTCAAGGGCTACGGAATCGTCCCCGCTGAATGGGGAAGGGAACTGCTCGCGTTGGGGCAAGCCTCAGCAGCCGTGGGTCAGGCGGGCGCGAACCCAGCCTCTAGAGCAGGGCAAGCCGCACCTCTGGGTCCCGCGGCAGGGCTGAACGCAGAGTTCACCGTATGGCTTCGTCGGCTCTACACCGCGCCGGGCACAGGGGAACTGCTCGCTACCGATTCCAAGGCCCGGCTCTTCACGGGTGGGCTTCGGCGCTTCATTGAAACCCGCGACGATAGTTGCCGGACTCCTTATTGCGATGCGCCCATACGGCATATTGACCATGTGGTTCCGTGGCGTTCCGGAGGAGGGACCAGCCTGGCTAACGGCGCCGGTCTATGCGAAGCGTGCAACCACACCAAGGAAAACGCCGGTTGGAGCACCAAGGTCATGCCCGGGGACGTTCACGCCCTGGAAATCAGCACCCCTACCGGTCACACATACCAATCAAAGGCTCCACCACTGCCCGGCCACCATCCCTCCAGAACGTAG